The segment TTGTCCAGGGCCTTTTTCAGGACGAAGCGGGTTTGCGGCAGCGGGCCTTCGCTGGCGTCCACCAGAAGAATGGCCCCGTCGGCCATGGCGAGGCTGCGTTCCACTTCGCCGCCGAAGTCGGCGTGGCCGGGGGTGTCGATGATGTTGATCTTGACGCCCTGCCAGCGGACCGAGCAGTTCTTGGCGGCGATGGTGATGCCGCGCTCGCGCTCCAGGTCCATGTTGTCCATGACGCGCTCGCTGACCTGCTGGTTTTCTCGGAACACGCCGCTCTGGCGGAACAGACCGTCCACAAGGGTGGTCTTGCCGTGGTCGACGTGGGCGATGATGGCGATGTTGCGCAGGTTTTCGTTGCGTGCGGTGTTCTTCATGCGGGGAAATTCCTTTGGGGGGCGTTGCGTGGTGTGACAAGCGTACAGGACGCGGAGGGCCGAAGCATGTCCGTTTGGCATCGGCCTGGTGACGTTTTTTTGGCGCTCGCTTTTTGGCGTTGGCGTGCGGTCGGTCCAGTGAATTGAAAAACCCCGTCCCGCAGGGGCGGGACGGGGCGGATGGTGCCGGGATGCGACTATGCCGGCGCTCTTCTGGCGTCTAGTAGTCGCGGCGGGGACGGGGCTGACGCTCCTGGGCCTCGTTGATGCGCAGGGCGCGTCCGCTGATTTCCTTGCCGTTCAGGGCGTCGATGGCCTGCTTGGCGGCGGCGTCGTCCATCTCAACGAAGCCGAAGCCGCGGAAACGGCCGGTTTCGCGGTCCATGATGAACTTCACGGAGATGACCTCGCCGTACTGGCTGAAGAGGCTGTGGAGGTCGTCCTCGGAGGTGCTGAAGGGAATGTTGCCGACGTAGATGGACTTGGGCATAAAAGTCTAAGCTCCTGAAATAATTCTAAAAGTTTGCATCGCTTCGTCGGATGGGACACGAGCCTCCACCCCTGGGCGACAATTGAGGTTCAGCTTTGAGCCGCATCTTCCGGGATGTCAAGCG is part of the Humidesulfovibrio mexicanus genome and harbors:
- a CDS encoding RNA recognition motif domain-containing protein, whose translation is MPKSIYVGNIPFSTSEDDLHSLFSQYGEVISVKFIMDRETGRFRGFGFVEMDDAAAKQAIDALNGKEISGRALRINEAQERQPRPRRDY